In Luteolibacter sp. Y139, a genomic segment contains:
- the cysD gene encoding sulfate adenylyltransferase subunit CysD, with amino-acid sequence MPNYQLSHLDQIEAEAIFVLRETAAQFQNPGLLFSGGKDSIVMAWIARKAFHPARMPFPLVHVDTGHNFPETITYRDEFAAKMDARLVVGSVQKSIDDGRVVEEKGPNASRNRAQTTTLLDTIAEYQFDALLGGGRRDEEKARAKERFFSHRDDFGQWDPKNQRPELWNLFNGRKHPGEHFRVFPLSNFTEMDIWMYMHREGIVLPSLYYAHERETVTRNGTILAVSEFVQPRDGEVVEKKVIRFRTMGDATITGAVESTADTMEKIIEEVAAARQTERGNRADDKRSETAMEDRKKEGYF; translated from the coding sequence ATGCCCAACTACCAGCTCTCCCACCTCGACCAGATCGAAGCCGAGGCGATTTTCGTCCTCCGCGAGACCGCGGCCCAGTTCCAGAACCCCGGACTGCTCTTCTCCGGCGGCAAGGACTCGATCGTCATGGCTTGGATCGCCCGCAAGGCCTTCCACCCGGCGCGCATGCCGTTCCCGCTGGTCCACGTCGATACCGGCCACAATTTCCCGGAAACGATCACCTACCGCGACGAATTCGCCGCGAAGATGGACGCCCGTCTCGTCGTCGGCTCCGTCCAGAAGTCGATCGATGACGGCCGCGTGGTGGAAGAAAAGGGCCCGAACGCCTCCCGCAACCGCGCCCAGACGACCACCCTTCTCGACACCATTGCCGAGTATCAATTCGACGCCCTCCTCGGTGGCGGTCGCCGCGACGAAGAGAAGGCCCGCGCCAAGGAGCGCTTCTTCTCCCATCGCGACGACTTCGGCCAGTGGGACCCGAAGAACCAGCGCCCCGAGCTCTGGAACCTCTTCAACGGCCGCAAGCACCCGGGCGAGCACTTCCGCGTCTTCCCGCTGTCCAACTTCACCGAAATGGACATCTGGATGTACATGCACCGCGAGGGCATCGTCCTGCCGAGCCTCTACTACGCTCACGAACGCGAGACAGTGACCCGCAACGGCACCATCCTCGCCGTCAGCGAATTCGTCCAACCCCGCGATGGCGAAGTGGTCGAGAAGAAGGTCATCCGCTTCCGCACCATGGGTGACGCCACCATCACCGGCGCCGTCGAGTCGACCGCCGACACCATGGAAAAGATCATCGAGGAAGTCGCCGCCGCCCGCCAGACCGAGCGTGGCAACCGCGCCGACGACAAGCGCTCCGAAACCGCCATGGAGGACCGGAAAAAGGAAGGCTACTTCTGA
- the cysN gene encoding sulfate adenylyltransferase subunit CysN, translating into MDLLRFTTAGSVDDGKSTLIGRLLYDSKSIFEDQLEAIEETSKRRGDGHVDLALLTDGLKAEREQGITIDVAYRYFATPKRKFIIADTPGHIQYTRNMVTGASTANLAIILIDARKGVIEQTKRHSFIANLLRIQHVVVAVNKMDLVDYSEEVYEKIIKDYQEFASRLDNIVEITPIPISALNGDNVVDKSTSMPWYQGPSLLYHLEHVYVGGEENHVDARFPVQWVIRPQSDEWHDFRGYAGRVAGGVFKPGDEITVLPSGFTSRIKAIHTADGHLDEAFAPQSVTLTLTDEIDISRGDMIVKKNNPPQSSQDLEAMICWFSNKPMASRAKVVLRHTSREMQAIISEVKYLVDINTLHKIEGAGTFAMNDVGRITLRTAQPVIHDSYRRNRQTGSFILVDPGTNETVAAGMIV; encoded by the coding sequence ATGGACCTTCTCCGTTTCACCACCGCCGGCTCCGTTGACGACGGCAAATCCACCCTCATCGGCCGCCTGCTTTACGATTCCAAGTCGATCTTCGAGGACCAGCTCGAAGCGATCGAGGAAACCTCCAAGCGCCGCGGTGATGGCCACGTCGATCTCGCTCTTCTAACAGACGGCCTCAAAGCCGAGCGCGAACAGGGCATCACCATCGATGTCGCCTACCGCTACTTCGCCACACCGAAGCGCAAGTTCATCATCGCCGACACCCCGGGCCACATCCAGTACACCCGGAATATGGTGACCGGCGCCTCGACCGCGAACCTGGCCATCATTCTCATCGATGCGCGCAAGGGCGTGATCGAGCAAACCAAGCGCCACAGCTTCATCGCGAACCTGCTCCGCATCCAGCACGTCGTCGTAGCTGTGAACAAGATGGACCTCGTCGACTACTCGGAAGAGGTCTACGAGAAGATCATCAAGGACTACCAGGAGTTCGCCTCGCGCCTCGACAACATCGTCGAGATCACCCCGATCCCGATCTCCGCGCTCAACGGCGACAACGTCGTCGACAAGTCCACGAGCATGCCTTGGTACCAAGGCCCGTCGCTGCTCTATCATTTGGAGCACGTCTATGTCGGCGGCGAGGAAAACCACGTCGATGCCCGCTTCCCCGTTCAATGGGTGATCCGCCCGCAGAGCGATGAGTGGCACGACTTCCGCGGCTACGCCGGTCGCGTCGCTGGCGGCGTCTTCAAGCCCGGCGACGAAATCACCGTGCTGCCCTCCGGCTTCACCTCGCGCATCAAGGCGATCCACACCGCCGATGGCCACCTCGATGAAGCCTTCGCGCCGCAGAGCGTGACCCTCACCCTCACCGACGAGATCGACATCTCGCGCGGCGACATGATCGTCAAAAAGAACAACCCGCCCCAAAGCTCCCAGGATCTGGAAGCGATGATCTGCTGGTTCTCCAACAAGCCAATGGCCTCCCGCGCCAAGGTCGTGCTTCGCCACACCTCCCGCGAGATGCAGGCGATCATCAGCGAGGTGAAGTACCTCGTCGACATCAACACGCTGCACAAGATCGAGGGTGCCGGCACCTTCGCGATGAACGACGTCGGCCGCATCACCCTGCGCACCGCGCAGCCGGTGATCCACGACTCGTATCGTCGCAACCGCCAGACCGGCTCCTTCATCCTGGTCGATCCCGGCACCAATGAAACGGTCGCCGCGGGGATGATCGTCTGA
- a CDS encoding class I SAM-dependent methyltransferase, whose protein sequence is MSLSRHAQSLAKSLAYRLGFSLKRLRSAKAATAVSGDFTGKVRPLLHRTDPYEGFDASAWPDDASGWGSDSPAFGELVEELRPTRILEVGTWKGGSALNLANHLQRLGLDAEILCVDTWLGALEMWTDLDDPSRHGALGLKNGYPTLYYRFLANVSRASHQARITPLPLPSVTAAQWFALNGIRAEMIYIDASHEEEDVYQDLTSYWDLVRPGGVLFGDDWGWDGVRLAVQRFASDHALPIRHRHDKWELRK, encoded by the coding sequence ATGTCCCTTTCCCGTCATGCCCAGAGCCTTGCCAAGAGCTTGGCCTATCGGCTCGGCTTCAGCCTGAAGCGACTCCGCTCAGCCAAAGCCGCCACCGCTGTCTCCGGCGATTTCACCGGCAAGGTCCGCCCTCTCCTGCACCGCACCGACCCCTACGAAGGCTTCGACGCCTCAGCATGGCCAGATGACGCCTCCGGCTGGGGCTCCGACTCGCCCGCCTTCGGCGAGCTGGTCGAAGAACTCCGCCCAACCCGCATCCTCGAGGTCGGCACTTGGAAAGGCGGCTCCGCTCTCAACCTCGCCAACCACCTCCAGCGCCTCGGCCTCGACGCCGAAATCCTCTGTGTCGACACATGGCTCGGCGCCCTGGAAATGTGGACCGACCTCGACGACCCCAGCCGCCACGGTGCCCTCGGCCTGAAAAACGGCTACCCCACCCTCTACTACCGCTTCCTCGCCAACGTCTCCCGCGCCAGCCACCAGGCCCGCATCACCCCCCTCCCCCTCCCCTCCGTCACCGCCGCCCAGTGGTTCGCCCTCAACGGAATCCGGGCAGAAATGATCTACATCGACGCGAGCCACGAGGAAGAAGACGTCTACCAGGACCTCACCTCCTACTGGGACCTCGTCCGCCCCGGCGGCGTCCTATTCGGCGACGACTGGGGCTGGGACGGCGTCCGCCTCGCCGTCCAACGCTTCGCCAGCGACCACGCCCTCCCCATCCGCCACCGCCACGACAAGTGGGAACTGCGGAAATAG
- a CDS encoding MBOAT family O-acyltransferase translates to MNFASYEFWRILLLCFLGSRLILALVAKIAPLKEPNASKWCLASTGLILLGVESWLTLVVFLWVVGLSWIGVVLAGRGWFNKPYGFAGGSVFVALLVAQLFPLFYYKYWDFIFNEWLGLGIRKPSVLIPMGLSFYTFQKIGFWIDTIRNPGKPPRFLDYLNFCSFFPQIVAGPIEKKQSLLPQIENVSFRIHRESLESALQWIVLGLAYKLIVADNLGGISQSFRVDPTNSWQVWFECLTFGIRIYFDFAGYSFIAVGLGLLLGVKLTLNFRSPYWAQDMREFWRNWHVTLGAWLRDYVYIPLGGRRVPWWPINTILVFVVSGIWHGAGWGFLMWGLLHGIGVVVCSIEGKWIPLAPVRWLLTFAYTTASWLFFLERDTSLLWQKAISLIRPAGYSLSKLHQTTQIFAGPSDLTVTCLVFGVAMVALAIEGVGVRRNLEPYHFGRRPAVGVVLVFLIVLLAPLEESSFIYFNF, encoded by the coding sequence ATGAATTTCGCCTCCTACGAATTCTGGAGAATTCTACTCCTTTGCTTTCTGGGCTCACGACTGATTCTCGCTTTAGTGGCGAAGATTGCTCCTCTCAAGGAGCCTAACGCGAGCAAGTGGTGCCTTGCCTCTACCGGCCTCATACTTCTGGGTGTCGAAAGCTGGTTGACTCTCGTCGTTTTCCTATGGGTCGTTGGCCTGAGTTGGATTGGGGTAGTTCTGGCTGGCCGCGGTTGGTTCAACAAACCCTACGGATTCGCCGGAGGATCGGTTTTCGTGGCTCTACTAGTCGCGCAACTTTTCCCGCTGTTTTACTATAAGTATTGGGACTTCATCTTCAACGAGTGGCTCGGTCTCGGAATACGAAAGCCGTCCGTGCTAATTCCGATGGGGCTGTCATTCTATACTTTCCAAAAAATCGGCTTCTGGATCGACACCATTCGCAATCCCGGCAAACCACCTCGATTTCTCGACTACCTTAACTTCTGTTCGTTTTTCCCCCAAATCGTAGCAGGGCCAATTGAAAAGAAGCAGTCGCTACTGCCGCAAATAGAAAATGTCAGCTTTCGGATTCACCGAGAAAGCCTGGAAAGTGCCCTTCAATGGATCGTACTGGGCCTAGCTTACAAGCTGATCGTCGCCGACAACCTAGGCGGCATTTCCCAGAGCTTTCGTGTCGATCCGACCAACTCCTGGCAAGTTTGGTTCGAATGCCTCACCTTTGGTATCCGCATCTACTTCGATTTCGCTGGCTACAGCTTCATAGCCGTAGGATTGGGGCTGCTACTTGGAGTGAAGCTCACACTAAACTTTCGGAGTCCCTACTGGGCGCAGGACATGCGGGAGTTCTGGCGGAACTGGCATGTTACGCTCGGCGCTTGGCTCCGGGACTACGTCTACATTCCGCTTGGCGGCCGACGGGTACCGTGGTGGCCGATCAATACCATTCTCGTTTTCGTAGTCTCTGGTATCTGGCATGGTGCCGGCTGGGGATTTTTGATGTGGGGGTTACTTCACGGAATTGGTGTAGTAGTTTGCTCTATTGAAGGAAAGTGGATCCCGCTGGCACCGGTTCGGTGGTTGCTTACCTTTGCCTATACGACTGCCTCTTGGCTCTTTTTCTTGGAACGAGACACCTCGTTGCTGTGGCAAAAGGCGATCTCGTTGATCCGTCCAGCTGGCTACTCGCTCTCGAAGCTCCATCAAACCACGCAGATCTTCGCTGGGCCCTCCGACCTAACAGTCACCTGCCTAGTCTTCGGGGTTGCGATGGTAGCATTGGCCATCGAGGGTGTAGGTGTTCGCCGGAACCTAGAACCTTATCACTTTGGCCGCCGACCAGCTGTTGGCGTTGTGTTGGTCTTTCTCATCGTGCTGCTCGCACCATTGGAGGAGTCTTCGTTCATCTACTTCAACTTCTAG
- a CDS encoding lipopolysaccharide biosynthesis protein — protein sequence MTRRWLMVRGIVFAYGSLVAQIVYSFASIPLALSYLSTAEFGMFGVISTISSYLMMSELGLTESFTRHLFDCKDGKDPHRYGRLFAAGLLALGIVSIFILVGGLIAAWFAPPLLNIPNELRREFLIVMVSQSVLAAITMATRMIGAPLLLHHRQDLSQIAQAGLFIIYYVVLHLAFRAHWGIYALIANQVAGLLWFLPFNALMCRRLGFFPERATFNMPSREEWSEVWKYSMNTFLIQLGGTVLMGLPQLLISSLVGLHAAGLWTVCTRVFGVLRQVAFRPFSIAVPMLLEYYVRGDVSLAVRRWIHVSQLVVATSGFIFAVAAANNPRFVELWTGVGSEWKAPTMHIFIAFFFLCFTAAGTPYGVIGFQKNFGISGFIPILQALVVGVIAHLIAARTGSMGIIILSSVGYLFGMTFFGMRHLAKTTGEDGSKLFFQAIGRPFLATPIVLIVALAFAEWMQAIPGYPGLVLSSILASMIGLPLMGYLGVSSEVRGELFLLILKPLRRLSRIVHKPDAADRVAESNAD from the coding sequence ATGACACGCCGGTGGTTGATGGTTCGCGGAATCGTTTTCGCCTACGGATCTTTGGTAGCACAGATCGTTTACTCCTTTGCGTCGATCCCGCTCGCCCTCTCCTACCTGTCCACAGCGGAATTCGGAATGTTTGGTGTCATCTCCACCATCAGCTCATATTTGATGATGAGCGAACTTGGGTTAACCGAATCATTCACGCGCCATTTGTTTGATTGCAAGGACGGCAAGGATCCTCATCGCTATGGGAGATTGTTCGCCGCCGGCTTGTTGGCTCTAGGTATCGTATCGATATTCATCCTTGTCGGCGGACTTATTGCCGCTTGGTTCGCACCACCTCTACTAAACATTCCCAATGAGTTGCGGCGGGAATTCTTGATAGTGATGGTCAGCCAATCGGTGCTGGCAGCCATTACCATGGCAACTCGGATGATTGGGGCTCCATTGCTTCTTCACCATCGCCAAGATCTTAGCCAGATCGCCCAAGCCGGGCTCTTCATTATCTACTACGTGGTTTTGCATCTGGCGTTCCGTGCCCACTGGGGCATTTATGCGCTCATTGCCAATCAAGTGGCAGGTCTACTCTGGTTCCTGCCTTTCAACGCGCTGATGTGCCGACGTCTCGGCTTTTTCCCTGAACGAGCCACTTTCAACATGCCATCTCGCGAGGAGTGGTCGGAGGTCTGGAAGTACTCGATGAATACATTCCTGATTCAACTCGGCGGGACTGTCCTGATGGGCCTGCCTCAACTACTGATTTCATCGTTGGTGGGATTGCACGCGGCGGGGTTGTGGACAGTTTGTACCCGGGTCTTTGGCGTACTCCGCCAAGTTGCTTTCCGCCCCTTCTCCATCGCAGTTCCCATGCTGCTCGAATATTACGTTCGCGGCGATGTTTCACTCGCTGTGCGCCGCTGGATTCATGTATCGCAGCTGGTGGTCGCTACCTCCGGTTTTATCTTCGCGGTGGCAGCGGCAAACAATCCTCGATTCGTGGAACTCTGGACAGGAGTAGGCTCAGAATGGAAGGCCCCGACGATGCACATCTTCATCGCGTTCTTCTTTCTTTGTTTCACCGCTGCAGGAACACCCTACGGCGTCATCGGATTTCAGAAAAATTTCGGGATCTCCGGATTCATTCCCATCTTGCAAGCTTTGGTAGTAGGTGTGATCGCCCATTTGATTGCTGCCCGCACCGGAAGTATGGGGATTATCATTCTCTCCTCTGTCGGCTACCTATTCGGGATGACATTCTTCGGAATGCGCCACCTCGCAAAAACCACCGGGGAGGATGGCTCCAAACTCTTCTTCCAGGCCATAGGCCGCCCCTTTCTCGCGACACCGATCGTATTGATTGTCGCTCTAGCCTTTGCGGAGTGGATGCAGGCCATCCCAGGTTATCCGGGGCTGGTCCTTTCTTCCATCTTGGCCAGCATGATCGGTCTTCCCCTGATGGGCTATCTAGGGGTTTCCTCCGAAGTGCGTGGAGAACTCTTCTTGCTCATTCTCAAACCTCTCCGCCGCCTGAGCCGGATCGTTCACAAGCCCGATGCGGCGGATCGAGTCGCCGAATCAAATGCGGACTAA
- a CDS encoding glycosyltransferase family 4 protein — protein sequence MNTASPATGDAGIRRVALCIECPLAQHGGVEVLVRALLPGLSREFRVFLVSQDDAVSLEKSEEAKDIEGHFFWNPADHSREQIDGLIAWGQEQKIELFHFHHGGTYGWNSRSWTRCPITEVSRTGFRCVSTNHGAFGFWLFVGIQRSLLYRLAAMCLCWPAKIRQVASVDWEATVSQHDYHAVRRWFFPLCDRFRQIYHSILDEATLPHLPKRQIVLCLGTVGLRKGQPILAEAFGLIAAKHPEWRLVIAGRHANDGAPEALFAAVERYGIADQVEVLSDVSDSLARQLLAEAAVFGMPSLAEGLGLSLQEALYGRAACVGSQVGGIPDLILNEETGLLVPPNDPSALADALDRVMTDVSLRERLGEAGRKHVINHNMTREGMIARHSALYLDSSLT from the coding sequence ATGAACACTGCCTCTCCAGCAACCGGTGACGCGGGTATTCGGAGAGTGGCTCTCTGTATAGAATGCCCGCTTGCGCAGCATGGCGGCGTTGAGGTACTTGTTCGGGCTCTTCTTCCTGGACTGAGCCGCGAATTCCGAGTCTTCTTGGTCTCCCAAGATGATGCCGTCAGTTTGGAAAAGTCGGAAGAGGCGAAGGATATAGAAGGACACTTTTTCTGGAATCCCGCAGATCATTCGCGCGAACAAATCGATGGATTAATCGCATGGGGGCAGGAACAGAAGATCGAGCTGTTTCATTTCCATCATGGTGGCACCTATGGCTGGAATTCCCGTTCTTGGACCCGTTGCCCAATCACGGAAGTTTCTCGCACCGGTTTTCGCTGCGTAAGCACGAACCATGGGGCATTTGGCTTCTGGCTGTTCGTTGGTATCCAACGGTCCTTGCTCTACCGACTCGCCGCAATGTGTCTCTGCTGGCCCGCAAAGATCCGGCAGGTCGCATCCGTCGATTGGGAGGCAACGGTCTCCCAACACGACTATCATGCCGTACGCCGGTGGTTTTTCCCTCTTTGTGACCGCTTCCGTCAGATCTACCATTCCATCCTCGATGAAGCCACGCTGCCACATCTGCCTAAGCGGCAGATCGTGCTTTGTTTGGGTACCGTCGGTCTTCGCAAGGGCCAGCCAATTCTCGCCGAGGCCTTCGGTCTGATTGCAGCGAAACATCCCGAGTGGCGATTGGTCATCGCCGGCCGTCATGCAAATGACGGAGCACCGGAAGCACTTTTCGCGGCGGTCGAGAGATATGGTATCGCCGACCAGGTCGAAGTCCTCTCCGATGTTTCAGATTCTCTCGCACGCCAACTCCTTGCTGAGGCAGCGGTCTTCGGCATGCCTTCGCTAGCAGAAGGGCTCGGCCTTTCCCTTCAGGAAGCGCTTTACGGTCGCGCCGCTTGCGTCGGCTCACAAGTGGGAGGGATTCCCGATCTTATTCTAAATGAAGAAACCGGCCTGCTAGTTCCTCCAAACGATCCTTCCGCACTCGCCGATGCGCTAGACCGTGTGATGACCGACGTCTCTCTCCGAGAGCGACTCGGTGAAGCGGGCCGAAAGCACGTGATCAATCACAACATGACCCGCGAGGGAATGATCGCCCGCCACTCAGCTCTCTATCTCGACTCCTCGCTCACGTGA
- a CDS encoding glycosyltransferase family 4 protein — MSSTRSRIAVACPIRSVCDHHAKVFGEQGRLQGHYLGTRRGADGIPKSLTHLLPLVGAISYAVARPFPNYGEAAKVACFPLFDAWAKHRIPAGTAVLSSYGYAVECFRKARATGAFTLLDGGNSHFSHYWKVVSDEHARWGCDLPPFPRAWYERGLRSLEVTDWVFSPSSYVTRSFIEEGFSPDRVLHLPYPVHLGHFSSEPQNKLPASPLRVICTGGVSLRKGFPYLLEALRLIRKERDAILMLTDSVHPSMRSVLAKYSDVPIDWAPMLPHTELAARLKSAHVFALLSVEEGLARTALEAIACGVPAVLTPNTGASDFIEAGVNGEIVPIRDAVAAAEAIVKCHERRNANGITVIEGLAENLSFDRFRERLLGHLATIDLAHS, encoded by the coding sequence GTGAGTTCGACCCGTTCGAGAATCGCCGTCGCTTGCCCGATCCGCAGTGTGTGTGACCATCACGCCAAGGTCTTCGGCGAGCAGGGCCGACTACAGGGGCACTATCTTGGCACTCGACGTGGTGCCGATGGAATTCCGAAATCCCTGACACACCTGTTGCCGCTTGTCGGAGCGATTTCTTATGCCGTTGCACGTCCCTTCCCGAACTACGGGGAAGCCGCAAAGGTGGCCTGCTTTCCGCTTTTCGATGCTTGGGCGAAGCATCGCATCCCCGCCGGTACAGCCGTACTTTCCAGCTATGGATATGCTGTCGAGTGCTTCCGCAAGGCGCGTGCAACAGGGGCCTTCACCCTTTTGGACGGTGGCAATAGCCACTTCTCCCATTACTGGAAAGTGGTGAGCGACGAACATGCTCGCTGGGGCTGTGATCTACCACCGTTTCCCCGTGCTTGGTACGAACGCGGTCTCCGCTCGCTCGAAGTCACCGACTGGGTCTTCAGCCCGAGTTCTTACGTTACACGCTCTTTCATTGAAGAGGGCTTTTCTCCTGATCGTGTCCTTCATCTGCCATATCCCGTCCATCTAGGCCACTTCTCATCCGAACCGCAGAACAAGCTTCCCGCTTCACCGCTCCGTGTCATCTGTACCGGCGGAGTGAGTTTGCGAAAAGGATTTCCCTACCTCCTTGAAGCCCTCCGTCTGATCCGAAAAGAACGGGATGCCATCCTGATGCTCACAGACAGCGTCCACCCGTCCATGCGTTCCGTTCTCGCAAAATATAGTGACGTCCCCATCGACTGGGCACCCATGTTGCCGCACACCGAACTCGCGGCGCGGCTCAAGTCGGCTCATGTCTTCGCGCTGCTTTCAGTCGAGGAGGGGCTAGCCCGGACCGCTCTTGAAGCAATCGCATGCGGTGTGCCAGCCGTCTTAACGCCTAACACCGGCGCTTCCGATTTTATCGAAGCGGGTGTGAATGGTGAGATAGTGCCGATCCGCGACGCAGTCGCTGCTGCTGAGGCGATCGTGAAATGCCACGAACGTCGTAATGCAAATGGTATCACTGTCATCGAGGGTCTCGCCGAAAATCTCTCCTTTGATCGCTTCCGTGAACGTTTGCTGGGCCACCTCGCAACCATCGATCTGGCGCATTCATGA
- a CDS encoding acyltransferase, with product MKSVALGIIRKAASFAAHRRGCELGTGVILNGFPYIRRRGSGRIIIGDGVTLNTARWANWLNTGASMTLNVEDGAVLELKRGCGVSASQIIANVGIEIGEDALIGAGCLLCDSDMHEVPLGSSKSVAMKPIKIGARAFVGARTIVLKGVTIGEGSVIGAGSVVTRDIPAGVMAGGNPAKVMRTLTVNL from the coding sequence ATGAAATCTGTCGCCCTTGGCATCATTCGCAAAGCGGCTTCCTTTGCTGCACATCGCCGCGGCTGCGAACTGGGCACCGGTGTGATCCTCAATGGATTTCCATACATCCGCCGCCGCGGTAGCGGTCGTATAATCATCGGCGACGGCGTCACCCTCAATACTGCCCGCTGGGCCAATTGGCTAAATACAGGTGCCTCGATGACGCTCAATGTAGAGGACGGAGCAGTCCTCGAACTCAAGCGCGGGTGTGGTGTATCGGCTTCTCAAATCATCGCGAACGTCGGCATCGAAATCGGTGAAGACGCACTCATCGGTGCTGGCTGCCTATTATGCGACTCGGATATGCATGAGGTTCCTCTAGGCTCTTCCAAGTCAGTGGCCATGAAACCCATCAAGATCGGCGCTCGAGCATTCGTTGGAGCACGCACCATAGTCCTGAAGGGCGTGACCATTGGCGAAGGGTCAGTGATTGGTGCTGGCTCAGTGGTGACACGCGATATTCCGGCGGGGGTGATGGCGGGAGGCAATCCGGCCAAAGTGATGCGCACGCTCACAGTCAATCTTTGA
- a CDS encoding FkbM family methyltransferase yields the protein MSFDRALKGPWIGHSFRSLLAGLRHDAFYSLLNRNVSGLEDLGDSANGCNWTILTTDLNADSVIYSAGVGRDISFEHALANRFSATIQLIDPSPTGQATMSLAPNQRPEFIFHPVALAGKPGFLDLGEPSNPEEGSWMSMDGTVQSNNAHQAMIQVPCVTVSDLMKQLGHRSIDLLKIDIEGAEYAVLESLLEEKVPVRQIAVEFHNGILPGIPRSLTINLLFRLFRDGYRLVYKGGNNHTLVKAS from the coding sequence ATGTCCTTCGATCGAGCTCTAAAGGGTCCTTGGATTGGCCACTCATTCAGATCACTACTGGCGGGTCTGCGGCATGATGCCTTTTACTCGCTTCTCAATCGCAATGTTTCCGGTCTGGAGGATCTCGGCGACTCGGCAAACGGCTGCAATTGGACAATTCTGACAACGGATCTCAATGCCGATAGCGTCATCTACAGCGCCGGCGTAGGTCGCGACATCTCCTTCGAGCACGCACTCGCCAATCGTTTCAGCGCGACGATCCAGTTGATTGACCCTTCCCCTACAGGCCAAGCGACGATGAGCTTGGCCCCAAATCAACGCCCGGAATTCATCTTCCATCCCGTCGCCCTAGCCGGAAAGCCGGGTTTCCTTGATCTCGGCGAGCCGAGCAATCCGGAAGAGGGTTCCTGGATGTCCATGGATGGCACGGTTCAATCAAACAATGCGCACCAAGCAATGATCCAAGTACCTTGCGTAACCGTCAGCGATCTGATGAAGCAACTTGGCCATCGCTCAATCGACCTACTCAAGATCGACATCGAAGGAGCCGAGTATGCGGTCCTTGAATCACTACTCGAGGAAAAGGTGCCTGTCCGCCAGATTGCTGTGGAATTTCACAACGGCATCCTTCCTGGAATTCCTCGCAGTCTGACGATCAACTTGTTGTTCCGTCTCTTCCGCGATGGCTACCGGCTTGTTTACAAGGGTGGCAATAACCACACTTTGGTGAAGGCGTCCTAA
- a CDS encoding glycosyltransferase family 4 protein, with translation MPAEATIRIAILADFPWSALDGSATGRGGGQGCTWLPQLAESFARFPEFDIHWIRLDRKNGKRETVRKFGQTFHRLPAVSMSADLAAGNWPTRFILRRQMRQLKPDIVHAWGTELIYPAALRDFRGPTILSMQGVLTEYQRIGGLPNDWRWRKMVAREPEMIRSATVVTSESEWGISKVQEIDPNANCHLVEYGVHPRFYEIPWKPDPKNPYALYVGGCGTRKGFDVLLDALARVQDRNWELRLAGDDSMNEEIITRGLPGVRCLGLLSWEAMQTELQGAWVSILPTRGDTSPNSVKEARVIGLPVITTKHGGQAGYIHDGVNGRIVDPLDTVNLAVAMEDVMSSIQRVRELGAGRHREDREYLRPERTADGFAAIYRHLSNLPSQTPR, from the coding sequence ATGCCAGCCGAAGCGACTATCCGCATCGCCATTCTTGCTGACTTTCCTTGGAGCGCACTGGACGGTAGCGCGACCGGGCGAGGCGGAGGCCAAGGATGCACGTGGCTACCACAACTCGCCGAGAGCTTCGCCCGCTTTCCGGAATTTGATATTCATTGGATTCGACTCGATCGAAAAAACGGCAAGCGTGAGACAGTCCGTAAGTTCGGACAGACATTTCATCGCTTGCCTGCCGTTTCGATGAGCGCGGATCTCGCAGCAGGAAACTGGCCCACCCGCTTCATTCTGCGTCGCCAAATGCGCCAGTTGAAACCGGACATTGTTCATGCATGGGGCACCGAGTTGATCTACCCGGCGGCGTTACGCGATTTTCGCGGACCCACCATTTTGTCAATGCAAGGTGTCCTAACGGAGTACCAGCGAATTGGCGGACTTCCGAATGATTGGCGATGGCGTAAGATGGTGGCCCGAGAACCCGAGATGATTCGATCCGCCACTGTGGTTACCTCCGAGTCGGAATGGGGCATCTCAAAGGTCCAGGAGATTGACCCCAATGCCAATTGTCACCTCGTCGAGTATGGTGTGCACCCGCGATTTTACGAGATCCCTTGGAAGCCAGATCCCAAGAATCCATATGCTCTCTACGTTGGAGGCTGCGGCACGCGAAAAGGTTTTGATGTTCTGCTAGACGCGCTTGCACGCGTCCAAGACCGGAATTGGGAATTGCGACTGGCGGGCGACGATTCCATGAACGAGGAAATCATTACGAGAGGACTGCCAGGTGTTCGCTGCCTCGGATTGCTATCATGGGAGGCGATGCAAACAGAACTCCAAGGCGCATGGGTTTCCATATTGCCTACCCGAGGCGACACGAGCCCGAACTCCGTGAAAGAAGCACGCGTGATCGGTTTACCTGTGATTACTACCAAGCATGGAGGACAGGCTGGTTACATCCATGATGGAGTGAACGGACGCATTGTCGATCCTTTGGACACAGTGAACTTGGCGGTGGCCATGGAAGACGTCATGTCATCCATCCAACGCGTCCGTGAACTCGGCGCAGGCCGTCACCGAGAGGATCGCGAATATCTCCGCCCCGAGCGAACCGCGGACGGTTTCGCTGCAATCTACCGGCACCTCTCCAACCTTCCTTCACAAACTCCTCGATGA